A window of the Brassica napus cultivar Da-Ae chromosome C5, Da-Ae, whole genome shotgun sequence genome harbors these coding sequences:
- the LOC106413551 gene encoding cation/H(+) antiporter 6B: MDAQEATWHREMWNGQVKRTDMGTKMFCEISPHIMLNSHGAWEKLDSGPTAMSFWEYPLPRIEIAILSTFLSWRFFDVLFKKLGVPIPRFTSMMLVGALLSETFQSSKMSWFRHIFVCDIYMPRVAETIGTFAFVLNWFLRGVTTNIGMVKNFRTRSIVIGVAAMIIPWYIGKLVYTYREKSSDLTMTNIEYSVIILTTSMAPFTCINMLLTDLKVVHTEFGQIAQSSAMVTDVLAFTMTISSQISRDYYSGMRMGLALMVFFVSLYLVRQAMLWVVRHTPEGAPVKNIYIYIGLLLGYLAYIFWDYFLFFGPLGAFVLGLAIPEGPPLGSEFIRRFDSFNEGIFLPLFGSLTMIKLDWSFVIKELGSGRHLHGHTYECLSFLFIIYMAKFTTSFLTAIASRMPLRDSAILGIIMGTKSSFELAYVLYAFDKERISLEVFTLMGIYILINSLLTPMAIHFLYDREKRFASYGERSLKQKPELQMVVCINKPDNITSMINLLRATAPSKESPLMCCVLHLIELVGKATPTFISHQLQKPKPGSQSYSENVISSFQMFQDIHLDYTSIHMFTSLTSTKEMHEHICWFALDKNSNLILLSFHRNWGPSGYGIISDDQTLRNLNRSVLKRAPCTVGILVHRKPIWQPKSVESPCRVCLVSAGGNDDKEALALADHMRGNPKVSLTVLTLIPMSIAEERSGEWSQNQMVDTCLVEERPGDKSITYIVRMVAEGGETSKILHSVAYDYDMFIVGRSSGNGTEATKGLGDWTEFEELGIIGDLLASEDFPSRASVLVLQQQVS; this comes from the exons ATGGATGCGCAAGAGGCAACTTGGCATAGAGAGATGTGGAACGGCCAGGTGAAAAGAACAGACATGGGGACTAAAATGTTTTGCGAAATATCTCCACATATAATGTTGAACTCACACGGCGCCTGGGAGAAGTTGGATTCTGGGCCTACAGCAATGTCATTCTGGGAGTACCCTCTTCCCAGAATAGAGATTGCAATTCTCTCCACATTCCTATCATGGCGTTTCTTTGATGTCTTGTTCAAGAAGTTAGGTGTTCCTATTCCAAGGTTCACCTCCATGATGCTT GTTGGTGCACTCTTAAGCGAGACGTTTCAGTCGAGTAAAATGTCATGGTTTCGACATATCTTTGTCTGTGACATTTATATGCCAAGGGTTGCTGAGACCATTGGTACGTTTGCCTTTGTCCTAAACTGGTTCCTAAGAGGCGTGACTACGAATATTGGCATGGTAAAAAATTTCAGAACTAGGAGTATTGTAATTGGAGTCGCGGCAATGATAATCCCATGGTATATCGGAAAGCTAGTCTATACCTACAGAGAGAAATCTAGTGACCTAACGATGACGAATATAGAATATTCTGTAATTATATTAACCACGAGTATGGCTCCCTTCACTTGCATCAACATGCTCCTCACAGACCTCAAGGTAGTTCACACTGAGTTCGGACAAATCGCTCAGTCTTCGGCTATGGTAACCGATGTGCTTGCTTTTACCATGACCATATCGTCTCAGATTAGCCGTGACTATTATTCTGGTATGCGGATGGGATTAGCTTTAATGGTCTTCTTTGTTTCCCTGTACCTTGTACGACAAGCCATGCTTTGGGTGGTCAGACATACACCAGAGGGAGCACCTGTGAAGAATATCTATATCTACATTGGTCTCCTGCTAGGTTACCTGGCTTATATTTTCTGGGACTACTTCTTGTTCTTCGGACCGCTTGGGGCCTTTGTTCTTGGTTTGGCTATCCCAGAAGGGCCGCCTTTAGGATCAGAGTTTATAAGAAGATTCGACAGTTTCAATGAGGGCATCTTCTTACCTCTCTTTGGATCACTTACCATGATTAAACTAGATTGGTCATTTGTAATAAAGGAGCTTGGAAGTGGAAGGCATCTCCATGGACATACCTACGAGTGTCTTTCATTCCTTTTCATCATATATATGGCAAAATTCACGACTTCTTTTTTAACAGCCATAGCTTCAAGGATGCCTTTGAGAGACTCAGCTATCCTAGGTATCATTATGGGCACCAAGAGTAGTTTTGAGTTGGCTTACGTACTCTACGCATTCGATAAAGAA AGAATTAGCTTGGAGGTTTTCACGCTCATGGGCATATACATTCTCATAAACTCTTTGTTAACGCCAATGGCTATACATTTCTTGTATGACCGGGAAAAGAGATTTGCCTCGTATGGAGAAAGAAGTCTCAAACAAAAGCCGGAACTACAAATGGTGGTGTGCATTAACAAGCCTGACAACATAACATCCATGATCAATCTTCTAAGAGCTACTGCCCCATCTAAAGAATCCCCACTAATGTGTTGTGTTCTTCACCTAATAGAGCTTGTGGGTAAAGCTACTCCCACGTTTATCTCCCACCAGCTTCAGAAACCAAAGCCTGGAAGCCAATCTTACTCAGAAAATGTCATAAGCTCTTTCCAAATGTTTCAAGATATTCACCTGGACTACACTTCTATACACATGTTCACCTCCTTAACTTCCACTAAAGAGATGCATGAACACATTTGCTGGTTTGCTcttgataaaaattcaaatcttATACTACTCTCTTTTCACCGCAATTGGGGACCCAGTGGTTATGGCATTATCTCCGACGATCAAACCCTAAGAAATCTTAACCGCAGCGTCCTGAAACGAGCACCTTGCACTGTCGGAATTCTTGTTCACCGGAAACCAATATGGCAACCCAAATCCGTAGAATCTCCATGCAGG GTGTGCTTGGTTTCCGCGGGAGGGAACGATGACAAAGAGGCATTAGCATTAGCAGATCACATGAGAGGTAACCCAAAAGTGAGTCTAACGGTGCTAACTCTGATCCCTATGTCTATAGCCGAGGAGAGAAGCGGCGAGTGGAGCCAGAATCAAATGGTGGACACGTGCCTGGTTGAAGAGAGGCCTGGGGATAAATCGATAACGTACATTGTTAGAATGGTGGCGGAAGGGGGAGAGACTTCAAAGATTCTACACTCGGTGGCGTATGACTATGACATGTTCATAGTCGGGAGAAGTAGCGGGAATGGTACCGAGGCCACCAAAGGACTAGGGGACTGGACTGAGTTCGAGGAACTTGGTATCATTGGAGATTTGTTAGCATCTGAAGATTTTCCTTCTAGAGCATCCGTCTTGGTCCTCCAGCAACAAGTATCATGA
- the LOC106349735 gene encoding cation/H(+) antiporter 6A-like, with amino-acid sequence MNQQNPHMDYWDAQWRGYKRNASSFCETHPFLINSQGVWEILVNKAQGMSFWEYPLPNLEIIIFSTFVIWRLFDFTCSKIGLRVPRFTYMMIAGVILGQTCYVNNKSWLHNIFFPDDGRPKVAETLGAFGFLLYWFLKGVTMEAGTGLRMGKKAGVIGFTTMFAPLICGNFLFRWRKRGNISVLITEYRLIIFMQSISAFTSIDTLLRDLKIKHSEFGRIALAGSMVTDMLAFIVTFLNAMHYEKYDGLLQTIFSCLFFAFMIFVMRPAMYWVIKQTPEGRPVKDFYIYLILALACLSFKYFVAIHSYGPAGSFVFGLAVPNGYPLGSAFVQKFESFNLGALFPLFGSLTMMQVDVPWLLKECGNLIRMEGQLYEVVSFILFVNATKFIASTIAAYSFKMPLRDSFALALVLNNKGVFELAYFAYAVETKKVRPGVFTIVAAIILLNSIFIPMALELVHDPTKRFKSYRKRNLAILKDGAELQSLVCIYKPDNITSMINLLEAFNPSKDSPMACSVLHLIALVGQATPTFISHQLQKPELGSISCSDNVITSFRRFQQKIYQYTSLDIFTSVSMTKHMHEDICWLALSKSMTLILLPFHRTWSVDRSTVISNDDKLRIININVLRRSPCSVGIFIYRKPIVELHGLLSPSRPLRICLIFNGGKDDKEALAITNRLRLTETRISLTIIRFTPTFSEMKNEEMEGTFQMVSLEETVSNVVKEKDESVTYIDKAISDGSETSKILRAMGNDYDLFIVGRSSGLGTEATSGLSEWTEFEELGPIGDLLASHEFPSRASVLVVKKQEYIHHTKSQKRRSKRCM; translated from the exons ATGAATCAACAAAATCCACACATGGATTACTGGGACGCCCAATGGCGAGGCTACAAGAGAAACGCGTCTAGCTTCTGCGAGACACATCCTTTCCTGATAAACTCGCAAGGGGTATGGGAGATATTGGTTAACAAGGCACAAGGGATGAGCTTCTGGGAATATCCACTTCCAAATCTCGAGATCATAATATTTTCGACTTTTGTTATTTGGCGGCTCTTTGATTTCACATGCAGCAAGATCGGTCTTCGAGTACCTAGATTCACTTATATGATGAtc GCAGGGGTAATCTTAGGTCAAACTTGTTACGTAAACAACAAGTCATGGCTTCACAACATATTTTTTCCTGATGATGGCCGACCAAAGGTCGCCGAGACACTGGGGGCCTTCGGGTTCCTTTTATATTGGTTCCTAAAGGGTGTGACAATGGAAGCTGGAACAGGATTGAGGATGGGTAAAAAAGCTGGTGTGATTGGTTTCACCACAATGTTTGCACCCTTGATCTGTGGCAACTTCTTGTTCAGATGGAGAAAAAGAGGCAATATAAGCGTGTTAATCACAGAATACAGGTTGATCATATTCATGCAAAGCATATCCGCCTTCACAAGCATCGACACACTCTTAAGAGACCTCAAGATCAAACACTCGGAGTTTGGAAGGATAGCACTCGCCGGGTCCATGGTGACCGACATGTTGGCTTTTATCGTAACGTTTTTGAATGCCATGCATTATGAAAAATATGACGGATTGCTGCAAACCATATTTAGCTGCTTATTTTTCGCCTTTATGATATTTGTCATGAGGCCAGCTATGTACTGGGTGATCAAGCAGACTCCAGAAGGGAGGCCGGTCAAGGATTTCTACATCTACTTGATTTTGGCGCTTGCTTGCTTATCCTTCAAATATTTTGTCGCGATTCATTCGTATGGACCCGCGGGATCGTTTGTTTTTGGCTTGGCTGTCCCCAACGGATATCCTCTAGGTTCTGCTTTTGTTCAAAAGTTTGAGAGCTTTAATCTTGGTGCTTTATTTCCACTGTTTGGATCATTGACTATGATGCAAGTGGATGTCCCGTGGTTGTTGAAAGAGTGTGGAAATCTCATACGCATGGAGGGTCAGCTTTACGAGGTTGTTTCCTTTATTCTTTTTGTGAATGCCACAAAGTTCATCGCTTCCACCATTGCCGCATATTCTTTTAAAATGCCTTTAAGAGACTCCTTTGCTCTAGCCCTTGTTTTAAATAACAAGGGGGTCTTCGAGCTCGCCTACTTCGCGTATGCAGTTGAAACAAAG AAAGTAAGGCCAGGGGTTTTCACAATCGTCGCTGCAATCATCCTCTTAAACTCCATCTTCATACCAATGGCCTTGGAGCTAGTCCATGACCCAACCAAAAGATTCAAAAGCTATCGAAAAAGGAATTTGGCAATCTTGAAAGACGGCGCAGAACTCCAATCTCTTGTGTGCATCTATAAACCTGATAACATAACTTCAATGATCAACCTTTTGGAAGCTTTTAACCCATCGAAAGATTCTCCAATGGCGTGCAGCGTACTCCACCTCATCGCACTTGTGGGTCAAGCCACTCCTACGTTCATTTCCCACCAGTTGCAAAAACCGGAGCTCGGAAGTATCTCTTGTTCAGACAATGTCATAACCTCCTTCCGTCGCTTCCAACAAAAAATCTATCAATATACATCACTGGATATATTCACTTCCGTCTCCATGACCAAACACATGCATGAGGACATTTGTTGGCTAGCCCTATCCAAAAGCATGACTCTGATTCTGCTTCCTTTCCACCGAACCTGGTCTGTTGATCGATCCACGGTTATCTCTAACGATGATAAGCTGAGAATAATCAACATTAATGTCCTGAGACGATCCCCTTGCTCTGTTGGAATCTTCATCTATCGCAAACCCATCGTGGAATTACATGGGCTCCTCTCGCCCTCCAGACCACTTCGC ATATGTCTGATATTTAACGGTGGAAAGGACGATAAAGAGGCTCTGGCGATAACGAACCGACTGAGACTTACGGAGACACGTATAAGCTTGACTATCATAAGATTCACTCCAACATTTTCTGAAATGAAGAACGAGGAGATGGAGGGAACCTTCCAAATGGTTAGCCTAGAGGAGACCGTGAGTAACGTCGTCAAGGAAAAGGATGAATCTGTGACATATATCGACAAAGCGATTTCAGATGGATCTGAGACCTCCAAGATCTTGAGAGCAATGGGAAATGATTATGATTTGTTCATAGTCGGGAGAAGCAGCGGACTAGGTACTGAAGCTACTAGCGGACTCAGCGAGTGGACCGAGTTCGAAGAACTGGGACCCATTGGAGATTTGTTAGCATCACATGAGTTTCCTTCTAGAGCATCAGTGTTAGTtgtaaaaaaacaagaatacaTTCATCATACCAAAAGCCAGAAAAGGAGATCCAAGCGATGCATGTGA